In Acidimicrobiia bacterium, a single window of DNA contains:
- a CDS encoding flavin reductase family protein → MSDAGGTADEDVFQPDATEFRTVLGQFATGVTIITAVDDDEPVGVAANSFTSVSLDPPLLLFCVAHTSSTWPRIERARKFAVNILGEHQEEVCRLFATKGADRFAQVDWHVGVGGSPVLDDCIAYLDCEFWAEYDGGDHIIVVGRVLDLGVNHDAGPLVFFQGQYGRVVMPEGGEGPG, encoded by the coding sequence GTGAGCGACGCCGGCGGGACCGCCGACGAAGACGTCTTCCAGCCCGACGCCACCGAGTTCCGAACGGTCCTGGGGCAGTTCGCAACCGGCGTCACGATCATCACCGCCGTGGATGACGACGAGCCCGTCGGGGTCGCCGCCAACTCATTCACGTCGGTGTCGCTCGACCCACCGCTGCTCCTGTTCTGCGTCGCCCATACGTCGAGCACCTGGCCGCGCATCGAGCGGGCCCGGAAGTTCGCGGTGAACATCCTCGGCGAGCACCAAGAGGAGGTGTGCCGCCTGTTTGCAACCAAGGGCGCCGACCGCTTCGCGCAGGTCGATTGGCACGTCGGTGTCGGCGGGTCGCCGGTGCTCGATGATTGCATCGCGTACCTCGACTGCGAGTTCTGGGCCGAATACGACGGTGGTGACCACATCATCGTCGTGGGCCGTGTCCTGGACCTCGGCGTGAACCACGACGCCGGACCACTCGTGTTCTTCCAGGGTCAGTACGGGCGCGTCGTCATGCCCGAAGGCGGAGAGGGTCCGGGCTGA
- a CDS encoding MBL fold metallo-hydrolase produces MNGVRLTFYGVRGSTPCDAKRYERYGGNTSCVALEAPGHEPVIFDLGTGVREYGDIVTEQFRAQLEANALSSPYRASVLLTHLHWDHIIGFPFFTPLFRPDAVVDVYGPRQEAGPLGAVFAGVMSPPYFPISPADLGGTVTFHDVDDDNFAINGSKVLSRWVRHTDPTLGHRIELEGVSVAYISDHGPGCDPDADDDDIPRSVLELCDGVDVLMHDAQHTMSEYETKRHFGHSTIEYAVHVAREAGVRHLVLFHHCPTHGDDAIDEIFVHARELASKAPGLEVSAAAEGLVLAVEPR; encoded by the coding sequence GTGAACGGCGTCCGTCTCACTTTCTACGGCGTGCGAGGTTCCACACCCTGCGACGCGAAGCGCTATGAGCGCTACGGCGGGAACACGTCGTGCGTCGCGCTCGAGGCGCCTGGGCACGAGCCCGTGATCTTCGACCTCGGCACCGGTGTGCGCGAGTACGGGGACATCGTCACTGAGCAGTTCCGTGCCCAGCTCGAGGCCAACGCCCTCTCGAGCCCGTACCGCGCCTCGGTCTTGCTCACCCACCTCCACTGGGATCACATCATCGGCTTCCCCTTCTTCACGCCGCTGTTCCGGCCCGACGCGGTGGTGGACGTGTACGGGCCGCGCCAAGAGGCGGGTCCCCTCGGAGCCGTGTTTGCCGGCGTGATGAGCCCGCCGTACTTCCCGATCTCGCCGGCTGACCTCGGCGGCACCGTCACGTTCCACGATGTCGACGACGACAACTTCGCGATCAACGGATCGAAGGTCCTGTCCCGTTGGGTGCGCCACACCGATCCGACGCTCGGGCACCGCATCGAGCTCGAAGGCGTGTCGGTTGCCTACATCTCCGACCACGGACCCGGTTGCGACCCCGACGCCGACGACGATGACATCCCGCGGTCGGTGCTCGAGCTGTGTGACGGCGTCGACGTGCTCATGCATGACGCGCAGCACACCATGTCGGAGTACGAGACGAAGCGTCACTTCGGTCATTCGACCATCGAGTACGCCGTGCACGTCGCACGCGAGGCGGGCGTTCGACATCTGGTGCTGTTCCACCACTGCCCGACGCACGGCGACGACGCGATCGACGAGATCTTCGTGCACGCGCGGGAGCTCGCATCGAAGGCTCCGGGGCTCGAAGTCAGCGCCGCGGCCGAAGGGCTCGTGCTCGCCGTCGAACCGCGGTGA